Within Candidatus Zixiibacteriota bacterium, the genomic segment ATCGCATAAGAGATGCTTGGGCAGAAACTTTAAAGCTACAATTCTATCCAGCTTGGTATCCTGGGCTTTATAGACCACACCCATTCCACCTTCACCCAGCTTTTCTAAAATCTTGTAATGCGAAATTGTTTTGCCGATCATAACCTATTAGGCTCAGTTATCGAACTCATCCCCTGGCCCCTTCTTCGACTTACTAAGAGAAGGGGGACATTAGTCCCTCTCTTTGCAAGAGAGGGATTCAGGGTGAGTTCGGACTGTGAAATGGTTTTGCCAATCATAACGTATTAGGCTCAGTTATCGAACTCATCCCCTGGCCCCTTCTCCGACTTACCAAGAGAAGGGGGATGTAAGTCCCTCTCTTTTTAAGAGAGGGATATAGGGTGAGTTCGGACTGTAAAATTGTTTTACCCGGCATAACCCTTTTTTAGAGTGTATTGGTCACCTTTAATAAATTCAGAAATTGTTTAATTGTCAATCAAGAAGTTAATGGGAGTACGATTTTTTTGTTCTGTCAGGTTCTCAAACCTGACAGTCTACAAGGAGTTCAAATTTAACAGATTCTTCGCCCTTCGGGCTCAGAATGACTATTATAAATCGATTTCCCAAAAAATAGATTGACAGATAAAATCGTATTAAATTAATTGCTGTGAGTTTCCGATTCAATTAAGAAGTCTCAAAAAAGGGAAGATATGGAAAAAGAAAAAATTGAAGAAAAAATAATCTATCATCCAGAAAGATGCGTCTTCATGGAGACCTCCAAGCTTCTGAACTCGACTCTGGATTTGAAGGAACTTCTGGATTTAATCTTGAAGTCGATCACCAAAGCAATGGAAGCCTCATTCAGCTCTATCTCCCTTTATGACAGAAAAGCTCAGGAGCTTAACCTTTACCTCTATTCAGGCGAGAGTAAAGAGGAGAAAAAAGAGCTGCGCCTGAAATTAGGCCAGGGGATTGCAGGCTGGGTGGCGCAGAATAAAGTGCCGGTAATTGCCAACCAGGCAAGGAATGACCCGCGTTTTTCTCCGGAATTAGAGGAGCGAATAGGGTTCAGGATAGATTCTATCATCTGCGTCCCGGTTCTGAGAAGGGGGAATCTCTTAGGTGTAATGGTGGCAATGAACAAGCTTTTAGGAAAGGAATTCACAGAGGAAGACTTGAAGATTTTCTCCTCTTTAGCAGATCAGGTAGCAATCGCTCTGGATAATTCTTACCTTTATCGCAAAGCCAGAAAGGAAAGCCTGGAAAAAGAAATCCTTTTAGATATGGATAGATTGATCTCCTCCTCCCTGGATTTAGATGAGGTTTTGGGGCTGATTCTGGATTCCTTAAAAAGGCTGGTCAAATATGACGCGGCGGCAATTTTCTTAATAGACAGAGAAAAGCAAGAGGTGGGAGAGATTAAGACCAGAGGTTTTGATCCGGCCATTGAGCCGGATTTGCGGTTGAAGATGGGTCAGGGACTGGTGGGTTGGGTAGCGCAACATAAAGAGACAGTTATTGTCCCGGACGTGGACAAGGATTCGAGATATATCAAAGCCCGGCACGAGACAAAATCTGAGATCCTGGCGCCGATAATGACTGACCGGCGGATAATCGGGGTTTTCAATTTAGAGAGCAATCAGGTTAATGCTTATGATTCGGACGACTTAAACCTTTTAACTGCTTTTGCCAGCCATTGTGCCGTGGCAATAGAAAGGACCAGGCTGCATAAGGAGATTATAGTAAAGAAGAAACTGGAAGAAGAACTTTTAATCGCGCGCAACATTCAACAGAGTTTTCTTCCAGCTGAAGATCCGAATTTGGCCGGTTTTGATATCTCCGGCATAAATATCCCCTCTGAGCAGGTGGGTGGAGATTATTACGATTTCATCCCCATAGTGGAAAACCAGATAGGAATAGCTATCGGAGATGTCTCTGGCAAGGGGATACCCGCGGCTTTGATTATGGCTTCTTTCAGGGCAAGTTTGAAAGCGGAGATTAGGAACAATTATGCTATACGGACGATCTGTTTCAAGGTCAATAACCTTCTGTATGAAAGCTTAGAGCGGGAAAACTACGTCACCGCCGTTTACGGTGTTCTGGATATCAAGAATAGAATATTTACCTTCTCCAATGCCGGACACAATCCACCGGTTTTAAGAAAAAA encodes:
- a CDS encoding SpoIIE family protein phosphatase, whose protein sequence is MEKEKIEEKIIYHPERCVFMETSKLLNSTLDLKELLDLILKSITKAMEASFSSISLYDRKAQELNLYLYSGESKEEKKELRLKLGQGIAGWVAQNKVPVIANQARNDPRFSPELEERIGFRIDSIICVPVLRRGNLLGVMVAMNKLLGKEFTEEDLKIFSSLADQVAIALDNSYLYRKARKESLEKEILLDMDRLISSSLDLDEVLGLILDSLKRLVKYDAAAIFLIDREKQEVGEIKTRGFDPAIEPDLRLKMGQGLVGWVAQHKETVIVPDVDKDSRYIKARHETKSEILAPIMTDRRIIGVFNLESNQVNAYDSDDLNLLTAFASHCAVAIERTRLHKEIIVKKKLEEELLIARNIQQSFLPAEDPNLAGFDISGINIPSEQVGGDYYDFIPIVENQIGIAIGDVSGKGIPAALIMASFRASLKAEIRNNYAIRTICFKVNNLLYESLERENYVTAVYGVLDIKNRIFTFSNAGHNPPVLRKKEGKIRHLTEGGLALGVIQNSEYKERVLNLKPGDIILFYTDGVTEAKNESDEEFGTKRLEKILSENPGLKAKELQDKIYQEVKDFTGNKPGEDDLTMILIKVLEA